AGGAGGTTGTCTGCTTGCTGGAGGAACTGAAGAAAAAGAGAAAAGTCCTGGTAACTGATTTTCTGTATTTTATAGCGGGAAGCATACTGTTCGGCCTGGCGCTCAATTCGTTCACCGCGCCCAATCACATCGCTTCAGGCGGTGTGTCCGGTATTTCCATCCTGTTGAATTACCTGTTTAAGACGCCGATCGGCGTTACGATCTTTCTGATCAATATCCCGATTTTTTTGTGGGCGGTTTCCGAGCTGGGCTATCAGATGGTTCTGAAAACCATTGTCGCCACGTTTCTCTCTTCAGCTATCATCGACCTGATGGGTCTGGTGGTCCCGGTCTATCACGGAAACCAGATGCTGGCCGCCATTTTCGGCGGCGCTCTCGACGGCACCGGGCTGTCCCTTTTCTTTATCCGCGGCGCGACGACGGGGGGAACGGATCTGATCGCCCGCCTGCTCGGGCGGCGGTTCCGCCATGTTTCCATGGGAAAGCTGCTTCTGAGCGTGGATGGGGTCATCATCGTGGCTTCCGGATTTGTATACCAAAGCCTGGAAAGCTCTCTGTATGCGCTGATCGCCATTTTTGTTTCCACCCGGATCATCGACACCATCCTGTACGGCACGGATATCGGAACCGGAAAGGTTCTTTTCATCATGTCGGCAAAAAACAATGAAATCGCGCAGCAGATTCTGATGGATATGGGGCGCGGGGTCACCGCGCTGAAATCCCGTGGGATGTACAGCGGGAACGACAGCGAGGTGCTTCTCTGCGCCGTGCGCAGATACGAGGCTTTCGAGGTCAACGACATCGTGCGTTCCATCGACCCGAACGCGTTTGTGATCGTGGGCGACGCAGGGGAGATTTCCGGCGAGGGGTTCCGGGAAGTGAAGCAGGACGAAAAGACCCTGAAGGATCTTCTCCTCAAAAGGAAAAAGGAAAAATCATGAGAAGAAAAAACAGGCGGCTTTGCATTTGCTGCAAAACCGTCTGTTTTCTGGCTTTTTAGGCCCCGTTTGAAAAATCAAGGAACTGGTCTATTTCTCAAACAAGGCCAAAAGAAGAGCCGTCAATCAGCCCTTGCAATTACGGCCGCTGTCCACGTCGCTCATGCTGTCGTTTTTCTTGTTTTGTGTGTTATTGTAAGAATCCTTCTTCTGGGTCGAGTTATTCTGAGTAGAATTGTTCTGGCCAGAATTGTGCGTTCTGTCGCTGGCGTTATTCTGAGCTCTGTTGTTTTTCTCATACTGCTTATCCAAAGTATTTCACCCCCTTCAGTGCTTATTATTTTCACGATTGAATGGAATATACGAAATAGAGGACAGGAATTGGAAAAAACAAATTTTTGGAGATGAAAAAGATGGAAGAGCTTCCGCCGGAGTTCAGAAAACGGATGCGCCAAATGCTCGGGGCGGAGTTCCCGGCGTTTCTAAGCTGCATGTCCCGCCCGAGCGTGCGGGGAATCCGGCTGAATCCCCTGAAAGCCACAAGGAAGCTTCTGGAGAAATCGCTCGGTTTTCCGCTTTGCCCATCCGTATTCTCTCCTTTTTCCTACGAAATCCCATCCGACGCGCCGAAGCCGGGGACTATCCCGCTGCACCACGCCGGCGCTTTTTATTCGCAGGAGCCATCCGCGGCCTCGGCGGTCACGATCCTGAATCCCCGGCCCGGGGAAAAAATACTCGACCTGTGCGCCGCCCCCGGCGGCAAATCCACCCAGATCGCCGGAATCCTGGGCGGAGGCGGGCTTCTCTGGTCCAATGAGGTCGTTCCGGGCCGGGCCAAAGTGCTTCTTTCCAACCTGGAGCGCCTCGGAGTAAAAAACGCGGTGGTTTCCTCATGCCATCCGGAAATCCTGTGTGAGAGGCTTTCCGGATTTTTCGACAGGGTACTGGTGGACGCGCCCTGTTCGGAAGAAGGGATGTTCCGCAGAGACCGCGGCGCGGTGCAAAGCTGGAGCGTGGAGCACGTCAGGTCCTGCGCGGCGCGTCAGCTCCTGATCCTGCGCAGCGCGGCCCGTGCTGTAAGGGAAAACGGGATTCTCGTTTATTCCACCTGCACGTTTTCCCGCGAGGAAAACGAAGAGACGGTTCTCGCCTTTTTGAAGGAGCATCCGGATTTTTCGCTGGAGCCCTCCGGCGTGGAGTTCGGGCGCCCCGGATTCGATCTGCCGCGGGCGCGCAGGATTTTCCCGATGGACGGCGGCGACGGGCATTTTGCGGCCCGCCTGCGCCGTTTGTCCCCGTGCGTCTGCCGGGCCGTTCCGTTTGACCCGCCGAAAGCCGGAGGACAAAAGGTTGTGCAGGCCCTTCTGGAAGAAGTTTTTCAAATCCCGCCGGAGGAAAAAATCGTATGCAGCGGCGGGCGGCTTTTTGTTCCGCCGGCGGGCCTTCCGGGGCTTTCCGGCCTCGGGGTGATCCGTGCGGGCCTTCTGCTGGGGGAAATCAGGACCGGACGGGTGGAACCGGCCCACGCGCTGTTTCTGGCCGCCAAACCCGGAATGCTTCGGAACGTGCTGGATTTTCCGTCGGATTCCCGACAGATCCGGGCGTTTCTGCACGGCGAGGAGCTCGAAACAGACCCGTCGCTCAAAGGCTATGCCGGGGTCGCTGTGGACGGCGTGCTCACCGGTTTCGGGAAGTGCTCCGGCGGCAGGCTGAAAAACAGGTATCCAAAAGGTTTGCGTATTTATTGACAAAGTTTGTGCACCCTGATTTTCACTTTAGGTTAGTAATGACTTGAATTTAAAAAAACAGGGTGGTACAATGAAAATAATTTTAAATTCAGGGAGGGCATATTATGCAGGAAATAAGAGTAGAACTCACAAAACATCCGAAACAGAAGCCTCAGGACGAGACAAAACTCGGATTCGGGACCATTTTTACCGACCACATGTTTCTGATGAACTACGATGCCGGCCAGGGATGGCATGATCCGAGGATCGTTCCCTACGGGCCGCTGGAACTGGAACCCGCCGCCATGTGCCTGCATTACGGACAATCTGTTTTCGAGGGCATGAAGGCTTACCGCACGGGAGACGGACGAATCCTGCTCTTCCGCCCGGATAAAAACATGGCCCGGCTGAACGTCTCCAATGAACGGCTTTGTATTCCGCTGATCGACGAAAAATTTGCGGTAAAGGCGATCGAAAAGCTCGTTTCCATTGAAAAGGACTGGATTCCGTCCACGCCCGGAACCTCCCTGTATCTGCGGCCGTTTATCATCGGGGTCGACCCCCGCATCGGAGTCCATCCCGCCAGCCATCTGCTGTTTATCATCATCTGCTCGCCTGTGGGTGCGTATTATCCCGAAGGCCTTAACCCGGTGAAGATCTACGTGGAAAAGAACTACGTCCGCGCGGTAAAGGGCGGCATGGGCTTTACGAAAACGGCGGGCAACTATGCGGCCTCGCTGAAAGCGCAGGATGAGGCCGAAAAGCAGAAGTACACCCAGGTGCTTTGGCTCGACGGCGTGGAGCGCAAATATATCGAGGAAGTCGGCACCATGAACGTCTTCTTCGTCATCGGCGACGAGATCGTCACGCCGTCGCTCCAGGGCTCCATCCTTTCCGGCATCACGCGCATGTCGACGATCGAGATCCTCAAAGCCTGGGGATTAAAGGTCAGCGAGCGCAGAATTTCCATCGAAGAAATTGCCCAAGCCTCCAAAGAGGGCCGTTTGAAGGAAGCGTTCGGCACCGGCACGGCTGCCGTGATCTCCCCGATCGGCCAGCTGAAATGGGGCGACGATATCATGGAGATCAACGACGGGAAAATCGGCGCAATCTCCCAGAAGCTCTATGACGCCCTTACCGGCATCCAGTGGGGTAAGATCAAGGATACGATGGGTTGGACCGTGGAAGTCAAATAAAATTCTTTTCGGAACGGAAAGACGGCGGCTCTGGCTGCCGCTTTTCTTTTTTCAGGGAGGAGGAGCCCTTTTATGCGGGAGCTGACGTTTTCCGTGCCCCGGGATTGGGACAGCAGCCTGCTGAAAAATTTTCTGCGCCGCCGCTGCGACGTTTCCGCGCGGCTTCTGGCGCGCTTAAAGCGGGAACCCGGCGGCATTTCGGTGAACGGCGCGCATGCCACGGCGCTCACTCTGCTGCGCGCGGGGGATGCCGTGCGCCTGGTCCTGCCGGCGGATGACAAGCTTCCGATGCCGAGGGAGCTTCCGATTGCAATCGTTTACGAGGATGAGGATCTTCTGGTCGTGGACAAGCCCGCCGATATGCCGGTCTATCCTACGCCGGGGCACGACAATGACACGCTGGCCAACGCCGTTTCGTTCTGCTGGCGGTCGAAGGGACGTTCCTTTTCGTTCCGGCCTGTATATAGGCTGGATAAAAATACATCCGGGCTCATCGTCCTCGCGAAAAACGCGTATGCCGCGTCCTTTCTTTCCCACCGGATCCAAAAAGAATACACAGCAGTCTGCGAGGGGATGCTGACCGGCTCGGGTGTGATCGACCGCCCCATTCTGCTCGCGCCCGGCAGCAAGATCCGGCGCGCGGTGGGCCCGGCGGGGGCAAAAGCCGTCACCCGCTGGGAAAGCGAAGGCTGCCTTGCGGGCCACACCCTGCTGAAGCTGCGGCTGGAAACCGGAAGGACCCACCAGATCCGTGTCCACATGGCAAGCATCGGCCACCCGCTCGCCGGGGATGACCTGTACGGCGGACATCTCGGCCTGATCCGCCGTCAGGCGCTCCACTGCGGGGATGTCCGCCTGATCCATCCGGTCGAAAAGAAAGAGGTGGAACTCTCTTCGGCCCTTCCGGAGGATATGGAAAAACTTCTCTGTCTCTGCCATGAATAAATTGCATAAATTACGGTTAAGTTTCGGGTGTGAATGGTAGAAATTATCTAAAGATTACGGAAACGGGAAAGAATCGTAAATTTATACTTGCTTTCTGCATATTTATGCGATATAATACATCCATAAATTCAAGACGATCAGTTGAAAAAGGGGTATTGAATATGAAAAAAACAATCAGGCTGGCCGCTCTGGTCCTTTCCGCGGCCGCGATGCTTTCCATGGCCGCGTGCGGCGGAAAAGCCGGCTCGGCGTCTTCCGGGGCGGCATCCGAATCCGGAAGCGCGCTGGATAAAATCAAGTCGGACGGATATATCACCATGTCGACCAATGCGGAGTTCGAACCGTTCGAATATAAGGACGGCGACAAGTTCGCGGGCATCGACATCGAAATTTCGCAGAAAATCGCCGACAAGCTCGGCGTGAAGCTGAAAATTAACGACGTCGCGTTCGATTCGCTGGTCCCGGAGCTCACGTCCGGCAAGGCGGACTTTGTCGCGGCGGGCATGACGGCCAACGACGACAGGAGGAAGAACGTCGATTTTTCCGATAACTATTTCAACGCGAGCCAGGCAATCATCGTGAAGAAAGACAGCGCCATCAAAAAGCCGGAAGACCTGAACGGCAAAAAGGTCGGCGTGCAGCAGGGAACCACCGGTGACACCTACTGCACGAACGAGGACGGCTCCAGCAAGGTCAAGGTCGGTTCCGTCGAACGCTACAACAAGGGTATGGATGCGGTGTCCGACCTGATCGGCGGCCGTCTGGATGCGGTTGTCATCGACAACTTCCCGGCGGAGAAATTCGTTTCCAAAAACAGCGACAAGCTGGTGAAGCTTGACGAGGCCCTGACCGAAGAAGAATACGCCATCGCGGTCAAAAAAGGGAACAAGGAGCTGGCCGACACGATCAACGGTGTTCTCAAGGAGTTGAAGGACAGCGGCGAGATGGATAAAATCGTCAATCAATATATGAAAGAATAATCCGTCGGCTCAAAAATATTTTGTCTGGGTAGCGGGTCACCCTCCGCTGCCCAGCTTTGTGTTTTTAGATTGGTCAGGCCTTGTTTGAGAAATAAAAAGCGACGGATTTTCGATCATACTGATCTCCATTTAAAAAACGATTTTATCGTTTTTTAACGACGCTTTAAGCGGCGTGCAAAAACATGTCATGTTTTTGCGAGATCGGTATGGAACGGCTCTTATAGCGGCGTATGCCGCTACCTGCCGCAGAGCGGCAGGTAGTAAAATGCGGGCAATCCGCATTTTACTATAAGAATCGTATCAAATTGCGCCGAACAAAGGAAAAAAGATCCTTTCCGGATTCCGAGCATTTTTGACGCTGGACGGCACAATTTTAGCCGAAATAGACAAGTCTCTTGATTTTTCAAACGAGGCCTAAGGGATGGGAGGACAACATGGGCAGTCTGCTTGCAAACCTGAACGGCCCGGCTTATCTGTCGGTCGGGCAGCAGCTTTACGACGCATTTATCGAAAAGAACCGCTACAAATACCTTCTGGACGGTCTCGGCAATACGCTGCTGATCACTTTTTTCGCGGTGCTGATCGGCATTGTACTGGGAACGCTTGTCGCGCTGGTGCGCGTCACGCATTCCGGAAACCGGAAAAAGCTCCGCATTCTGAACGCGCTTTCCGGTCTGTATCTTACCGTCATCCGCGGCACGCCTGTCGTGGTGCAGCTGATGATCGTGTACTATATCGTCTATCAGTCCGGGGACAAGCTGGTGGCCGCGGTTCTGGCGTTCGGCATCAACTCCGGCGCCTATGTGGCGGAGGTGATCCGCAGCGGGATCCAGTCCGTGGATCAGGGGCAGATTGAGGCCGGCCGCTCGCTGGGTCTGACCCAGCGGACCACCATGGTCAAAATCGTTTTTCCGCAGGCACTGAAAAATGTGGCGCCGGCCATCTTCAATGAATTTATCGCCCTGCTCAAGGAAACCTCGGTCGCGGGGTATATCGGCGTTCAGGATCTGACCAAGGGCGGGGACATCATCCGCAGCATTACATACGATCCTTATACTTCTCTGCTGATGACGGCGGCCATCTATCTGGTTATCGTCATCGGGCTGACGCATTGCCTGACTATACTGGAAAGGAGGCTGCACAGAAGTGATAACCGTTGAAGGACTTCGGAAAAGCTTTCATACCATGAACGGAACGGTCGAAGTCCTGAAAGGGATCGACCAGAAGATCGAGAAAGGGGAGAAGGTCGTGATCGTCGGCCCATCCGGGTCGGGGAAAAGCACGTTCCTCCGCTGCCTGAACCTTTTGGAGCAGCCGACCGAGGGGAAAATCTGGTTTGAAGACGAGGAGATCACAAACCCCAAGTGCGACATCAACCGCCTGCGCCGGAAAATGGGGATGGTGTTCCAGCACTTCAATCTGTTCCCACACCTGACGGTGCTTCAGAACATCACGCTGGCTCCGGTCTCGCTGAAGCTGAAAAGCGAAGAGGATGCCCGGAAATCCGCGCTCGCTCTTTTGGAGCGCGTGGGCCTTTCGGATAAGGCCGAGGCCTATCCGGGGCAGCTTTCGGGCGGACAGAAGCAGCGGATCGCCATTGTGCGCGCGCTTGCGATGGAACCGACGGTGATGCTGTTCGACGAGCCGACCTCGGCGCTTGACCCCGAGATGGTGGGAGAGGTGCTCCAAGTGATGAAGCAGCTCGCCCAGGAAGGGATGACCATGATCGTTGTCACCCATGAAATGGGATTCGCGCGGGAGGTGGCCAACCGCGTCCTGTTTATGGATGACGGAAAGGTGCTGGAGGAAGCGCCTCCCCAGGAATTTTTCACCAGTCCCAAAAATCCGCGGCTCCAGGACTTTTTGTCCCGGGTGCTCTGAACCGCCGGTCGGCAAAGCCGGAAGCTTTCCATTGGCATTCTTATGGCATTCTTACATGCTATATAATAAGACGCCTCATCGTTTGATGAGGCGTCTTTCAGTTTTGCGGTCTGCCGGACTGAATGTTTTCCGCAAGGCTTTTCAGGTCTTCCATGGATTTGATCTCCACGCTCGACTGGTGGATGGATTCCTGAATATACCGCGGGAGGGAAGAAAAATACCGCTGCATTTCTTCGGAATTCGGCTCAAACATGATGTGATCGCTCCTTTTCGCGTCTATTTTTTTATTTAAAGGGAGTTGACGAAATCCTTGATGCTTTCCAGTTCCTGCATCAGCGGCACCCCGATGATCTTCGACAGCGACTGGTTCAGTTCATCGTAACGGTTCCCGGTCGGGATGATCCGGTCGTCGCTGTGCTCTTTTAAGCGGTTGATCCGACTGTCCAGCTCCGATAAAATGGTCTGCCTGATGTCGTTCTGCTGCATAAAAAACACTTCCTTTCGGAGTTAGAATTTCCAGGGGCCGGACGCAATATTCAAAATCCTTGCATTTTCCGCCGAGGCCGGGCACAAAAGGAATATGGAGTTTTTTTCCCGAATAAATCTGAAACCAAAGGGGGAAAAACAAATGAAAGGTTTTTTGAAAAATCTTTTTCTTTTTACGGTCGGCGGGGTCCTGTATTATCTGATGGAGATCCTTTGGCGCGGATATTCTCACTGGAGCATGTTCCTGCTGGGAGGAGTCAGCTTTCTGCTGCTCGGGCTGATCAACGAGGTGCTTTCCTGGGAGACGCCGATGCTCCTGCAGATGGCGATCGGCGCTGCGGTCATCACCCTGCTGG
This window of the Ruminococcaceae bacterium BL-6 genome carries:
- a CDS encoding YitT family protein, yielding MLEELKKKRKVLVTDFLYFIAGSILFGLALNSFTAPNHIASGGVSGISILLNYLFKTPIGVTIFLINIPIFLWAVSELGYQMVLKTIVATFLSSAIIDLMGLVVPVYHGNQMLAAIFGGALDGTGLSLFFIRGATTGGTDLIARLLGRRFRHVSMGKLLLSVDGVIIVASGFVYQSLESSLYALIAIFVSTRIIDTILYGTDIGTGKVLFIMSAKNNEIAQQILMDMGRGVTALKSRGMYSGNDSEVLLCAVRRYEAFEVNDIVRSIDPNAFVIVGDAGEISGEGFREVKQDEKTLKDLLLKRKKEKS
- a CDS encoding Eukaryotic translation initiation factor 3 110 kDa subunit, which encodes MDKQYEKNNRAQNNASDRTHNSGQNNSTQNNSTQKKDSYNNTQNKKNDSMSDVDSGRNCKG
- a CDS encoding tRNA/RNA cytosine-C5-methylase — translated: MEELPPEFRKRMRQMLGAEFPAFLSCMSRPSVRGIRLNPLKATRKLLEKSLGFPLCPSVFSPFSYEIPSDAPKPGTIPLHHAGAFYSQEPSAASAVTILNPRPGEKILDLCAAPGGKSTQIAGILGGGGLLWSNEVVPGRAKVLLSNLERLGVKNAVVSSCHPEILCERLSGFFDRVLVDAPCSEEGMFRRDRGAVQSWSVEHVRSCAARQLLILRSAARAVRENGILVYSTCTFSREENEETVLAFLKEHPDFSLEPSGVEFGRPGFDLPRARRIFPMDGGDGHFAARLRRLSPCVCRAVPFDPPKAGGQKVVQALLEEVFQIPPEEKIVCSGGRLFVPPAGLPGLSGLGVIRAGLLLGEIRTGRVEPAHALFLAAKPGMLRNVLDFPSDSRQIRAFLHGEELETDPSLKGYAGVAVDGVLTGFGKCSGGRLKNRYPKGLRIY
- the ilvK gene encoding branched-chain amino acid aminotransferase (Evidence 2a : Function from experimental evidences in other organisms; PubMedId : 12670965, 17611193, 22938038; Product type e : enzyme), encoding MQEIRVELTKHPKQKPQDETKLGFGTIFTDHMFLMNYDAGQGWHDPRIVPYGPLELEPAAMCLHYGQSVFEGMKAYRTGDGRILLFRPDKNMARLNVSNERLCIPLIDEKFAVKAIEKLVSIEKDWIPSTPGTSLYLRPFIIGVDPRIGVHPASHLLFIIICSPVGAYYPEGLNPVKIYVEKNYVRAVKGGMGFTKTAGNYAASLKAQDEAEKQKYTQVLWLDGVERKYIEEVGTMNVFFVIGDEIVTPSLQGSILSGITRMSTIEILKAWGLKVSERRISIEEIAQASKEGRLKEAFGTGTAAVISPIGQLKWGDDIMEINDGKIGAISQKLYDALTGIQWGKIKDTMGWTVEVK
- a CDS encoding Pseudouridine synthase gives rise to the protein MRELTFSVPRDWDSSLLKNFLRRRCDVSARLLARLKREPGGISVNGAHATALTLLRAGDAVRLVLPADDKLPMPRELPIAIVYEDEDLLVVDKPADMPVYPTPGHDNDTLANAVSFCWRSKGRSFSFRPVYRLDKNTSGLIVLAKNAYAASFLSHRIQKEYTAVCEGMLTGSGVIDRPILLAPGSKIRRAVGPAGAKAVTRWESEGCLAGHTLLKLRLETGRTHQIRVHMASIGHPLAGDDLYGGHLGLIRRQALHCGDVRLIHPVEKKEVELSSALPEDMEKLLCLCHE
- a CDS encoding ABC transporter substrate-binding protein encodes the protein MKKTIRLAALVLSAAAMLSMAACGGKAGSASSGAASESGSALDKIKSDGYITMSTNAEFEPFEYKDGDKFAGIDIEISQKIADKLGVKLKINDVAFDSLVPELTSGKADFVAAGMTANDDRRKNVDFSDNYFNASQAIIVKKDSAIKKPEDLNGKKVGVQQGTTGDTYCTNEDGSSKVKVGSVERYNKGMDAVSDLIGGRLDAVVIDNFPAEKFVSKNSDKLVKLDEALTEEEYAIAVKKGNKELADTINGVLKELKDSGEMDKIVNQYMKE
- a CDS encoding protein of unknown function (Evidence 5 : Unknown function), which produces MTLDGTILAEIDKSLDFSNEA
- a CDS encoding Amino acid ABC transporter permease, translating into MGSLLANLNGPAYLSVGQQLYDAFIEKNRYKYLLDGLGNTLLITFFAVLIGIVLGTLVALVRVTHSGNRKKLRILNALSGLYLTVIRGTPVVVQLMIVYYIVYQSGDKLVAAVLAFGINSGAYVAEVIRSGIQSVDQGQIEAGRSLGLTQRTTMVKIVFPQALKNVAPAIFNEFIALLKETSVAGYIGVQDLTKGGDIIRSITYDPYTSLLMTAAIYLVIVIGLTHCLTILERRLHRSDNR
- the artR gene encoding high affinity arginine ABC transporter (ATP-binding protein) (Evidence 2a : Function from experimental evidences in other organisms; PubMedId : 10939241, 11423008; Product type t : transporter) is translated as MITVEGLRKSFHTMNGTVEVLKGIDQKIEKGEKVVIVGPSGSGKSTFLRCLNLLEQPTEGKIWFEDEEITNPKCDINRLRRKMGMVFQHFNLFPHLTVLQNITLAPVSLKLKSEEDARKSALALLERVGLSDKAEAYPGQLSGGQKQRIAIVRALAMEPTVMLFDEPTSALDPEMVGEVLQVMKQLAQEGMTMIVVTHEMGFAREVANRVLFMDDGKVLEEAPPQEFFTSPKNPRLQDFLSRVL
- a CDS encoding conserved protein of unknown function (Evidence 4 : Unknown function but conserved in other organisms) → MFEPNSEEMQRYFSSLPRYIQESIHQSSVEIKSMEDLKSLAENIQSGRPQN
- a CDS encoding conserved protein of unknown function (Evidence 4 : Unknown function but conserved in other organisms): MQQNDIRQTILSELDSRINRLKEHSDDRIIPTGNRYDELNQSLSKIIGVPLMQELESIKDFVNSL
- a CDS encoding conserved membrane protein of unknown function (Evidence 4 : Unknown function but conserved in other organisms) encodes the protein MKGFLKNLFLFTVGGVLYYLMEILWRGYSHWSMFLLGGVSFLLLGLINEVLSWETPMLLQMAIGAAVITLLEFNVGCLVNLRLGWNVWDYSDMKFQFMGQISLKSSILWFFLSALGIVLDDCLRYRFFGEEKPSYRLI